The Rhodopseudomonas palustris genome window below encodes:
- a CDS encoding sensor domain-containing diguanylate cyclase produces the protein MDTHALFDRISKELHRRRRMSARVMVMFSLITVLGFSAVCGSVLLDMRRGAEELARQTLENLAASMDADINRNVELYDASLRAVASNLVLPELSQVDARLARLILFDHPVTGPHFGAIRVYDEHGNLTRDSALTNPPKENRANEPFFTVQRDEPYAGLYISKPQQIDGHYSVILSRRVTGSDGTFLGVVAGSIKFGYFQDLFKRLRLRPQDMIAVIAHDGTLIVRTPFEPELIGKNMLFTSGVQKMFSRRNGWFAGTGTLDGVQRMFVWSDSTKPLVVLVAKSWNDIYAMWRKEAIWIGIVLLVLAGFVAAVTVFFIREIERRAAAERRLEELATTDPLTGLTNRRKFDAAIDTEWRRAIRQNTPIALLMIDADHFKAYNDSFGHQAGDQMLVGIAVCIADTVHRAGDCVARFGGEEFAVLLPGLTAPAAEAIAETIRRKVEEWSDIEGGVTVSIGVASTTPMAAHQWHDLVEAADRALYAAKELGRNRCVVAVRGEVTLVA, from the coding sequence ATGGACACGCACGCTCTGTTTGACAGGATCAGCAAGGAGCTCCACCGTCGGCGCCGGATGTCGGCGCGGGTGATGGTGATGTTTTCGCTGATCACCGTGCTGGGTTTTTCCGCTGTGTGCGGCAGCGTGCTGCTCGACATGCGGCGCGGCGCCGAAGAGCTGGCGCGGCAGACGCTCGAAAATCTCGCCGCCTCGATGGACGCCGACATCAATCGCAATGTCGAGCTCTACGACGCCTCGTTGCGCGCGGTCGCGTCCAATCTGGTGCTACCCGAACTCAGCCAGGTCGACGCCCGCCTGGCGCGGCTGATCCTGTTCGATCATCCGGTCACGGGTCCGCATTTCGGCGCGATCCGGGTCTATGACGAGCACGGCAACCTCACCCGCGACTCCGCCCTCACCAATCCGCCGAAGGAGAACCGCGCGAACGAGCCGTTTTTCACGGTGCAGCGCGACGAGCCATATGCCGGGCTGTACATCAGCAAGCCGCAGCAGATCGATGGCCACTACTCGGTGATCCTCAGCCGACGTGTCACCGGCTCCGACGGCACGTTTCTCGGCGTCGTCGCCGGCTCGATCAAGTTCGGTTACTTCCAGGACCTGTTCAAGCGGCTGCGGCTGCGCCCGCAGGACATGATCGCGGTGATCGCGCACGACGGCACCCTGATCGTCCGTACCCCGTTCGAGCCGGAATTGATCGGCAAGAACATGCTGTTCACCTCCGGTGTGCAGAAGATGTTCAGTCGCCGCAACGGCTGGTTCGCCGGCACCGGCACGCTGGACGGCGTCCAGCGGATGTTCGTCTGGAGCGACAGCACCAAGCCGCTGGTGGTGCTGGTCGCCAAGTCGTGGAACGACATCTATGCGATGTGGCGCAAGGAGGCGATCTGGATCGGCATCGTGCTGCTGGTGCTGGCCGGCTTCGTCGCTGCCGTCACGGTGTTCTTCATCCGCGAGATCGAGCGCCGCGCCGCGGCCGAGCGCCGGCTCGAGGAGCTGGCCACCACCGATCCGCTGACCGGGCTGACCAACCGGCGCAAATTCGACGCCGCGATCGACACCGAGTGGCGCCGCGCCATCCGGCAGAACACGCCGATCGCGCTGCTGATGATCGATGCCGATCACTTCAAGGCTTACAACGACAGCTTCGGCCATCAGGCCGGCGACCAGATGCTGGTCGGGATCGCGGTGTGTATCGCCGACACCGTGCATCGCGCCGGTGATTGCGTCGCCCGGTTCGGCGGCGAAGAGTTCGCCGTGCTGCTGCCGGGGCTGACCGCGCCGGCAGCCGAGGCCATCGCCGAGACCATCCGGCGCAAGGTCGAGGAATGGTCGGATATCGAGGGCGGCGTCACCGTGTCGATCGGCGTCGCCAGCACCACGCCGATGGCCGCGCATCAATGGCACGATCTGGTCGAAGCCGCTGACCGTGCGCTGTATGCGGCCAAGGAACTCGGCCGCAATCGCTGCGTCGTCGCCGTGCGCGGCGAGGTCACGCTGGTGGCGTAA
- a CDS encoding ABC transporter permease, with protein sequence MADTTISKPETDIRAEPMAVRMRRRARLVLALRLAVLVVLIAGWELGVRFGVIDPFFFGQPSGIVLKLIDWMQNGTSIGPLWQQVWVTIYEAGAGFVIGAVLGVLCGIALGRNHLLSDVFSIYIKVANSIPRVVLGSIFIVALGLGAASKVALAVVMVFFVVFANAFQGVREADKNLIANARILGASPWQVTTSVVIPSALSWILASLHVSFGFALVGAIVGEFLGAREGMGLLIATAQGSFDSNGVFAAMIVIAVVALVAEGLLTALEKRLLTWRPEASALND encoded by the coding sequence ATGGCTGATACGACAATCAGCAAGCCGGAGACGGACATTCGCGCCGAGCCAATGGCTGTCCGCATGCGACGGCGTGCGCGGCTGGTATTGGCGCTGCGGCTCGCGGTGCTGGTGGTGCTGATCGCCGGCTGGGAGCTGGGCGTACGGTTCGGCGTGATCGATCCGTTCTTCTTCGGCCAGCCGAGCGGCATCGTGCTCAAGCTGATCGACTGGATGCAGAACGGCACCTCGATCGGCCCGCTGTGGCAGCAGGTGTGGGTGACGATCTACGAGGCCGGCGCCGGCTTCGTGATCGGGGCCGTGCTCGGGGTGCTGTGCGGCATCGCGCTCGGCCGCAATCACCTGCTGTCGGACGTGTTCTCGATCTACATCAAGGTCGCCAACTCGATTCCCCGCGTGGTGCTCGGCTCGATCTTCATCGTCGCGCTCGGACTCGGCGCGGCGTCGAAAGTCGCACTGGCGGTGGTGATGGTGTTCTTCGTGGTGTTCGCCAATGCGTTTCAGGGCGTGCGCGAAGCCGACAAGAACCTGATCGCCAATGCGCGGATTCTCGGCGCCAGCCCGTGGCAGGTGACGACCTCGGTGGTGATCCCCTCGGCGCTGTCGTGGATCCTGGCGAGCCTGCATGTCAGCTTCGGCTTCGCGCTGGTGGGCGCCATCGTCGGCGAATTCCTCGGCGCCCGCGAAGGCATGGGCCTGCTGATCGCCACCGCCCAGGGCTCATTCGACTCCAACGGCGTGTTCGCCGCGATGATCGTCATCGCCGTGGTGGCACTCGTCGCCGAAGGACTGCTTACCGCGCTGGAGAAGCGATTGCTGACGTGGCGGCCGGAGGCCTCGGCCCTCAACGATTAG
- a CDS encoding DUF7662 domain-containing protein has product MKSYDPLREYLAQQTAPELVLSIDAIEEMLGFDLPRAAQRAAWWDSTYAPDEQMPQREACLAAGYIATRLPDGSGVRFRRIKAERSRWRS; this is encoded by the coding sequence ATGAAATCCTACGACCCCCTACGAGAGTATCTGGCGCAGCAGACCGCCCCGGAGCTGGTGCTCAGCATCGACGCCATCGAGGAGATGCTCGGCTTCGACCTGCCGCGTGCGGCGCAACGGGCGGCGTGGTGGGATTCGACCTATGCGCCGGACGAGCAGATGCCGCAGCGCGAAGCCTGCCTCGCCGCCGGCTATATCGCCACCCGCTTGCCGGATGGCTCCGGTGTGCGCTTCCGGCGGATCAAGGCCGAACGGTCGCGCTGGCGAAGCTGA
- a CDS encoding Hsp20 family protein → MRSFDLTPFYRSTIGFDRLFNLLDQTSADAAAPGYPPYNIERTGENAYRITVAVAGFSPSELSIVSKENTLTIKGEKTGEEAGKAEVLYRGIAARAFERAFQLADYVTVKNASLENGLLHVDLVREIPEAKKPRSIPISINAQAGPQVVTDNSEKAAA, encoded by the coding sequence ATGCGTAGCTTCGATCTCACCCCGTTCTATCGTTCGACCATCGGCTTCGACCGGCTGTTCAATCTGCTCGACCAGACCTCTGCGGATGCGGCCGCGCCCGGCTATCCGCCCTATAACATCGAGCGCACCGGCGAGAATGCGTATCGCATCACCGTTGCGGTCGCCGGGTTCTCTCCCTCCGAGCTGTCGATCGTCAGCAAGGAGAACACGCTGACCATCAAGGGCGAGAAGACCGGTGAAGAGGCCGGCAAGGCCGAAGTGCTGTATCGCGGCATTGCCGCGCGCGCCTTCGAGCGGGCCTTCCAGCTCGCCGATTACGTAACGGTCAAGAACGCAAGCCTCGAAAACGGTCTGCTGCACGTCGACCTCGTGCGCGAGATTCCTGAGGCGAAAAAGCCGCGCAGCATTCCGATCAGCATCAATGCGCAGGCTGGCCCGCAAGTGGTCACCGACAACAGCGAGAAGGCGGCCGCGTAA
- a CDS encoding alpha/beta hydrolase, whose translation MTLVSTPANPVPEDAVSGFIKTPDGVQLRFARWEPAGHRKGTVCVFTGRTEQIEKYFETVRDLRDRGFAVAALDWRGQGHSERRLRDYRKGYVRNFADFEVDVETFVREVVLPDCPPPHFALAHSMGGAVMLRIARSGKRWFDRMVLSAPMIDLAGNTTALPIRLLLRAMRLAGQGGRYVPGGNDVLANTEPFVGNKLTSDPVRYARNAAIIAEDPTLGLASPTVAWADTAFRAMHAFKATNYPSQIRQPILMIAAGMDGVVSTPAIEEFAYHLRAGSHLVIPGAKHEILQEQDRYRQQFWAAFDAFVPGTPLF comes from the coding sequence ATGACGCTCGTCTCGACTCCTGCCAATCCGGTGCCCGAAGACGCCGTCTCCGGTTTCATCAAGACGCCCGACGGCGTGCAGCTGCGCTTCGCGCGGTGGGAGCCGGCGGGGCACCGCAAAGGCACCGTGTGCGTCTTCACCGGACGCACCGAACAGATCGAGAAGTACTTCGAGACGGTGCGCGATCTGCGCGACCGCGGCTTTGCGGTCGCGGCGCTCGACTGGCGCGGCCAGGGCCACTCGGAACGCCGCTTGCGCGACTATCGCAAGGGCTATGTGCGCAACTTCGCCGACTTCGAGGTCGACGTCGAAACCTTCGTCCGCGAAGTGGTGCTGCCGGACTGCCCGCCGCCGCATTTCGCGCTGGCGCATTCGATGGGCGGAGCGGTGATGCTGCGCATCGCCCGCTCCGGCAAACGCTGGTTCGACCGCATGGTGCTGTCGGCCCCGATGATCGACCTCGCCGGCAACACCACCGCGCTGCCGATCAGGCTGCTGCTGCGGGCGATGCGGCTGGCCGGCCAAGGCGGCCGCTATGTGCCAGGCGGCAACGACGTGCTCGCCAACACCGAGCCGTTCGTCGGCAACAAGCTGACCTCGGACCCGGTGCGCTACGCCCGCAACGCCGCGATCATCGCCGAAGACCCGACCCTCGGCCTCGCCTCGCCGACCGTTGCCTGGGCCGACACAGCCTTCCGTGCCATGCACGCCTTCAAGGCGACCAACTATCCGTCGCAGATCCGGCAGCCGATCCTGATGATCGCGGCCGGCATGGACGGCGTGGTGTCCACGCCGGCGATTGAAGAGTTCGCTTATCATTTGCGGGCCGGTTCGCATCTGGTGATCCCCGGCGCCAAGCACGAAATCCTCCAGGAGCAGGATCGTTACCGCCAGCAATTCTGGGCGGCGTTCGATGCTTTCGTACCGGGGACGCCGCTTTTCTGA
- the galU gene encoding UTP--glucose-1-phosphate uridylyltransferase GalU, with product MKIRKAVFPVAGLGTRVLPATKAMPKEMLTIVDKPLIQYVVDEAREAGIEHFVFVTGRNKGMIEDHFDRQFELDVTLEKRNKKNEMEILARDQPEAGAMSFTRQQAPHGLGHAVWCARDIVGNEPFAVVLPDELVLNTPGCLKQMIQAAEKLGDKANVIAVEEVPADRTHQYGICGVGKRTGKVFEVDGMVEKPAPGTAPSNLSITGRYILQPEIFKILATQERGAGGEIQLTDAMIGLSKTQKFYGVEFEGERHDCGSKAGFLRANIAFAMQRDDLRAGLIEDMKRYLDK from the coding sequence ATGAAAATCCGTAAAGCCGTCTTCCCGGTCGCCGGCCTCGGCACCCGCGTTCTCCCCGCCACTAAGGCGATGCCGAAGGAGATGCTGACCATCGTCGACAAGCCGCTGATCCAGTACGTCGTCGACGAAGCGCGGGAAGCCGGGATCGAGCACTTCGTGTTCGTCACCGGGCGCAACAAGGGCATGATCGAGGATCATTTCGACCGCCAGTTCGAGCTCGATGTGACGCTGGAGAAGCGCAACAAGAAGAACGAGATGGAAATCCTGGCGCGCGACCAGCCGGAGGCCGGCGCGATGAGCTTCACCCGCCAGCAGGCGCCGCACGGGCTCGGCCACGCGGTGTGGTGCGCTCGCGACATCGTCGGCAACGAGCCGTTCGCGGTGGTGCTGCCGGACGAATTGGTGCTCAACACCCCGGGCTGCCTGAAGCAGATGATCCAGGCCGCCGAGAAGCTCGGCGACAAGGCCAACGTCATCGCGGTGGAAGAAGTGCCGGCCGACCGCACCCATCAGTACGGCATCTGCGGCGTCGGCAAGCGCACCGGCAAGGTGTTCGAGGTCGACGGCATGGTCGAGAAGCCGGCGCCCGGCACCGCGCCGTCGAACCTGTCGATCACCGGGCGCTATATCCTGCAGCCCGAGATCTTCAAGATCCTGGCGACGCAGGAGCGCGGCGCAGGCGGCGAAATCCAGCTCACCGACGCGATGATCGGGCTGTCGAAGACCCAGAAGTTCTACGGCGTCGAGTTCGAAGGCGAACGCCACGACTGCGGTTCGAAGGCCGGATTCCTGCGCGCCAACATCGCATTCGCGATGCAGCGCGACGACCTGCGTGCCGGGCTGATCGAAGACATGAAGCGCTATCTGGACAAGTAA
- a CDS encoding outer membrane beta-barrel protein — translation MTWAPAPGRRSRTALCAGSACLALATIGTTPAAAQSLTRDLFNPQRGGFVATQDLPLRPTPGAAISSASRGRNVFTQPQDDDTNTPLRPTSTAALQPPPGSANPDNAGVAYDALNRKRQRPKYYPGAPRPKAVGPGSPMVTPAPPPALPLQPRQTAAKPPLPPALAGRVPGQPTRRQLKTDDDPFGPVGDYAGSFLIKGALEVGGGYDTNPARTNTPRSSGFYKVAPELMITSDWERHALVADLRGAFTGYGHDFNPPAGTVSPAPISLDRPEFNGHVDGRLDVSRDTHLIGQGRLIVGTDNPGSPNIQAGLTKYPLFTTTGFSGGIDQSFNRLQVSAVGNFDRTVYQDSQLTDGTSDSNKDRNYNQYGGVGRVSYELKPGLKPFVEIEGDTRVHDVPVDRYLYLRGSNGGYAKGGTSFELTRLLTGEISIGYATRTYVDPRLEKLGGLLTTASLVWTVTPLTTVKFNADTQISESPLPGVSGVFTRTYTAEVDHDFRRWLTAIGKFTYGTYDYQGSGRSDRLNSIEGNLIYKLNRSVWVKGQLRYDKLDSNVVGGSYDATVVMLSVRLQN, via the coding sequence GTGACGTGGGCTCCAGCACCGGGCCGCCGCTCTCGCACAGCTTTGTGCGCCGGTTCCGCATGCCTGGCGCTCGCTACGATCGGCACGACTCCGGCGGCTGCGCAGAGCCTGACCCGCGATCTGTTCAACCCACAGCGTGGCGGCTTTGTCGCCACCCAGGACCTGCCGCTGCGGCCGACGCCCGGCGCCGCGATCAGCTCGGCATCCCGGGGGCGCAACGTGTTCACGCAGCCCCAGGACGATGACACCAATACGCCGCTGCGGCCGACTTCGACGGCGGCGCTGCAGCCTCCGCCCGGCAGCGCCAATCCGGACAATGCCGGCGTCGCCTACGACGCGCTGAACCGAAAGCGCCAGCGGCCGAAATACTATCCGGGTGCGCCGCGCCCGAAGGCCGTGGGACCGGGATCGCCGATGGTCACCCCGGCGCCGCCGCCGGCGCTGCCGCTGCAGCCGCGGCAGACCGCCGCCAAACCGCCGCTCCCGCCCGCGCTCGCCGGCCGTGTGCCCGGGCAGCCGACGCGCCGGCAGCTCAAGACCGACGACGATCCGTTCGGTCCGGTAGGCGATTACGCCGGCAGCTTCCTGATCAAGGGCGCGCTCGAAGTCGGCGGCGGCTACGACACCAACCCGGCGCGCACCAACACGCCGCGCAGCTCCGGCTTCTACAAGGTGGCGCCGGAACTGATGATCACCTCGGATTGGGAGCGGCACGCGCTGGTGGCCGATCTGCGCGGCGCGTTCACCGGCTATGGCCACGACTTCAATCCGCCGGCCGGAACGGTGTCGCCGGCGCCGATCAGCCTCGACCGGCCGGAGTTCAACGGCCATGTCGACGGCCGGCTCGACGTCAGCCGCGACACGCATCTGATCGGCCAGGGCCGCCTGATCGTCGGCACCGACAACCCGGGCAGCCCGAACATTCAGGCCGGCCTGACTAAATATCCGCTGTTCACCACCACCGGCTTTTCCGGCGGCATCGATCAGAGCTTCAATCGCCTGCAGGTCTCTGCGGTCGGCAATTTCGATCGCACCGTGTATCAGGATTCGCAACTGACCGACGGCACCAGCGACTCGAACAAGGATCGCAACTACAATCAATATGGCGGCGTCGGCCGGGTCAGCTACGAGCTGAAGCCGGGCCTGAAGCCGTTCGTCGAGATCGAGGGCGACACCCGCGTGCACGATGTGCCGGTGGATCGCTATCTGTATTTGCGCGGCTCCAATGGCGGCTATGCCAAGGGTGGCACCAGCTTCGAACTGACGCGGCTGCTCACCGGTGAAATCTCGATCGGTTATGCAACGCGCACCTATGTGGACCCGCGGCTGGAGAAGCTCGGCGGCCTGCTCACCACCGCCTCGCTGGTGTGGACAGTGACGCCGCTGACTACGGTGAAGTTCAACGCCGACACCCAGATCTCGGAATCGCCGCTGCCCGGCGTGTCCGGCGTGTTCACCCGCACCTATACGGCGGAGGTCGACCACGATTTCCGCCGCTGGCTGACGGCGATCGGCAAATTCACCTACGGCACCTACGACTATCAGGGCTCTGGCCGCTCCGACCGGCTGAATTCGATCGAAGGCAACCTGATCTACAAGCTGAACCGCTCGGTATGGGTGAAGGGCCAGCTTCGCTACGACAAGCTGGATTCCAACGTCGTCGGCGGCAGCTACGACGCCACCGTGGTGATGCTCAGCGTCCGGCTGCAGAACTGA
- a CDS encoding ABC transporter ATP-binding protein, translating to MTSSPSAVELHHVARRFVTPSGEVLSALEDFDLSIAPGEFCAIVGPTGCGKSTTLGLIAGLAKPQAGRVTLFDAPVEGVDRRVGFVFQQDAVFPWRSVLHNVMAGPLFRGVGKADAEAQARDWIVRVGLKGFENHHPHQLSGGMRKRVALAQTFINNPQVLLMDEPFSALDVQTRELMQEELLQLWAQARSAVLFVTHDLDEAILLADRVAVLTTRPARVKSVHAIDLPRPRDVATLRYDERFIAIARRISDDLREEVLRARAGH from the coding sequence ATGACTTCCTCCCCCTCCGCCGTCGAACTCCATCACGTCGCCCGCCGCTTCGTCACGCCGTCGGGCGAGGTGCTGTCGGCGCTGGAGGATTTTGACCTGTCGATCGCGCCCGGTGAGTTCTGCGCCATCGTTGGCCCGACTGGCTGCGGCAAGTCCACGACGCTCGGGCTGATCGCCGGACTGGCGAAGCCGCAGGCCGGACGCGTCACCTTGTTCGACGCACCGGTCGAGGGCGTCGATCGCCGCGTCGGCTTCGTGTTTCAGCAGGACGCGGTGTTTCCCTGGCGCAGCGTGCTGCACAACGTGATGGCCGGGCCGCTGTTTCGCGGCGTCGGCAAGGCGGACGCCGAGGCGCAGGCGCGCGACTGGATCGTCCGCGTTGGCTTGAAGGGTTTCGAGAACCATCATCCGCATCAGCTGTCCGGCGGCATGCGCAAGCGCGTGGCGCTGGCGCAGACCTTCATCAACAATCCGCAAGTGCTGCTGATGGACGAGCCGTTCTCGGCACTCGACGTCCAGACCCGCGAGCTGATGCAGGAAGAACTGCTGCAGCTGTGGGCGCAGGCACGTTCCGCGGTGCTGTTCGTCACCCACGACCTCGACGAAGCGATCCTGCTGGCCGACCGTGTCGCGGTACTGACGACGCGTCCGGCGCGGGTGAAGTCGGTCCACGCCATCGACCTGCCGCGCCCGCGCGACGTCGCCACACTCCGCTACGACGAGCGCTTCATCGCCATCGCCCGCCGCATCAGCGACGACCTGCGCGAAGAAGTCCTGCGCGCGAGGGCGGGACATTGA
- a CDS encoding ABC transporter substrate-binding protein, with protein MRRVVAALFAVLLTAVPAAAQTSLKIMVGGIDKQIYLPAKLAAQLGFFKEEGLDVELFNSTSGSQAATALLAREVQGVVGFYDHTIDLQAKGKFITDVVQFSVAPGEVVLVKAAEADKLKQPANWKGLALGVTGLGSATDFLTRALAAKAGLKMQDYTLVPVGAGDTFLAAMQQGKISSGMTTEPTVQRALSSGTAKIGIDLRSPDETRKALGGDYPAACLYMDRGWMEANKATVQKLVNAFVKTLKWIQAHSAEEVADKMPKDYYAGDRALYVQGLKDGKVQYSPDGVMPTGAPESVAKILASFSPNLQGKTVDLSKTYTTEFVAKANAGQ; from the coding sequence ATGCGCAGAGTTGTCGCCGCCCTGTTTGCCGTCCTGCTGACCGCCGTGCCGGCGGCTGCGCAGACGTCGCTGAAGATCATGGTGGGCGGCATCGACAAGCAGATCTATCTGCCGGCGAAGCTCGCCGCTCAGCTCGGCTTCTTCAAGGAGGAAGGGCTCGACGTCGAGCTGTTCAACTCGACCTCGGGCTCGCAGGCCGCCACCGCGCTGTTGGCGCGCGAAGTTCAGGGTGTCGTCGGATTTTACGATCACACTATCGACCTGCAGGCCAAGGGCAAGTTCATCACCGACGTGGTGCAGTTCTCGGTCGCGCCCGGCGAGGTCGTGCTGGTGAAGGCGGCCGAGGCCGACAAGCTGAAACAGCCGGCGAACTGGAAAGGCCTGGCGCTCGGGGTCACCGGCCTCGGCTCGGCCACCGACTTTCTCACCCGCGCGCTCGCCGCAAAGGCTGGCCTGAAGATGCAGGACTACACGCTGGTGCCGGTCGGCGCCGGCGACACCTTCCTGGCGGCGATGCAGCAGGGCAAAATCAGCTCCGGCATGACCACCGAGCCGACCGTGCAGCGTGCGCTCAGTTCCGGCACCGCCAAGATCGGCATCGACCTGCGCTCGCCGGACGAGACCCGCAAGGCGCTCGGCGGCGACTACCCAGCCGCCTGCCTGTACATGGACCGCGGCTGGATGGAGGCCAACAAGGCCACGGTGCAGAAGCTGGTCAATGCCTTCGTCAAGACTCTGAAATGGATCCAGGCGCATTCGGCCGAAGAGGTCGCCGACAAGATGCCGAAGGATTACTACGCCGGCGACCGCGCTCTCTACGTCCAGGGCCTGAAGGACGGCAAGGTGCAGTACTCGCCCGACGGCGTGATGCCGACCGGTGCGCCTGAGTCCGTCGCCAAGATCCTGGCGAGCTTCTCGCCCAACCTGCAGGGCAAGACCGTCGATCTGTCGAAGACCTACACCACGGAATTCGTGGCGAAGGCGAATGCTGGGCAGTGA